The Malus domestica chromosome 06, GDT2T_hap1 genome has a segment encoding these proteins:
- the LOC103401475 gene encoding NDR1/HIN1-like protein 12, whose translation MTKPKKLIHGPHHQRTTHPLVWFAAIICTVIAIAVIIAGIAVFVGYMIIHPRVPFITVTSAHLDNFQNSVAGLVDTEITIVVRAENDNTKAHAVYSDTSFILSFQGLNIAKLVAYPFEVKKNSSVDFHYLVQSSSIPLSPELMDQVDISLKRDKIIFNLKGNLRARWRVGLLGSVKFWVHLNCQLKFHPSNGTYIRSPCSSRAK comes from the coding sequence AtgacaaaaccaaaaaaattaatccATGGTCCGCATCACCAAAGAACCACACACCCTTTGGTTTGGTTTGCAGCCATCATCTGCACCGTTATAGCCATAGCCGTGATCATCGCGGGCATCGCGGTGTTTGTCGGCTACATGATCATCCATCCGAGGGTGCCTTTCATCACCGTCACCTCCGCTCATCTCGACAACTTCCAAAACTCCGTGGCCGGTCTTGTTGATACGGAGATCACCATTGTGGTAAGGGCGGAGAACGACAACACCAAAGCGCACGCAGTGTATTCGGACACGAGCTTCATTCTAAGCTTCCAAGGGCTGAACATTGCCAAGCTGGTGGCGTATCCGTTTGAAGTCAAGAAAAATAGTTCTGTTGATTTTCATTACTTGGTGCAATCATCGTCGATTCCTCTGAGTCCGGAGCTGATGGATCAAGTCGACATTTCGTTGAAGCGGgacaaaattatttttaactTGAAGGGGAACCTGAGGGCAAGGTGGAGAGTAGGGCTGCTTGGTTCAGTGAAGTTCTGGGTTCACTTGAATTGTCAGCTCAAGTTTCATCCCTCAAATGGAACCTACATACGCTCTCCCTGCAGCTCAAGGGCAAAATAG
- the LOC103416044 gene encoding alkylated DNA repair protein ALKBH8 homolog isoform X2, with protein MGLTRFGRPKGGKGQSSPNLYVANCGPAVGLSYDTIAAVFAAFGEIKGVYAADESGARVVVSFAEEGCAQNALNALGGRPCPELGGRSLHIRYSVIQPTSQGRANDSVPVSLLASDLNIPGLYLFHDFVTAKEEEELLAAVDERHWNNLSKRRVQHYGYEFCYETRNVDSRKNLGELPRFVSPILERISMLPNCKDDEAIVLDQLTVNEYPSGVGLSPHIDTHSAFEGLIFSLSLAGPCIMEFRRYLEGGLPPRPSSSSDFEVECSEKNSNFLRRAIYLPPRSMLLLSGEARYAWNHYIPHHKIDMVNDSVIRRGSRRVSFTLRKIRTSPCQCEFPEYCNSQRLNGMKFQDQ; from the exons ATGGGTTTAACACGATTTGGGCGTCCGAAGGGAGGAAAAGGGCAGTCGAGCCCCAACCTATACGTGGCCAACTGTGGGCCAGCAGTGGGACTCTCCTACGACACCATAGCGGCGGTGTTTGCGGCCTTCGGTGAAATCAAAGGAGTGTACGCGGCTGACGAGAGCGGCGCTCGGGTTGTTGTGTCTTTTGCAGAAGAGGGTTGTGCCCAAAACGCCTTGAATGCATTGGGCGGTCGGCCTTGCCCTGAGCTTGGAGGGCGCTCCTTGCACATTCGGTACTCTGTGATTCAGCCCACTTCGCAG GGCCGAGCAAATGATTCAGTTCCTGTATCTTTGTTGGCTTCAGATTTAAACATTCCTGGCCTTTACTTGTTTCATGACTTTGTCACTGCCAAAGAAGAGGAG gaGTTACTTGCAGCAGTTGATGAAAGGCATTGGAATAATCTTTCGAAAAGAAGGGTTCAACATTATGGCTATGAATTTTGTTATGAA ACCAGGAACGTTGATTCTAGAAAGAACTTAGGTGAACTTCCAAGATTTGTATCCCCTATACTTGAAAGGATATCTATGCTTCCAAACTGCAAGGATGATGAAGCTATTGTTTTGGACCAGTTAACG GTTAATGAGTACCCATCTGGGGTGGGTTTGTCCCCACATATAGACACCCATTCTGCTTTTGAGGGATTAATTTTCAGCCTTTCATTAGCAGGACCTTGCATTATGGAGTTTAGAAGATATCTGGAAGGCGGGTTGCCTCCTAGACCTTCCTCAAGTTCTGATTTTGAAGTGGAATGTTCTGaaaagaattcaaattttttaaggaGGGCAATCTATCTTCCTCCTCGGTCTATGCTACTGTTATCTGGGGAGGCGCGCTACGCGTGGAATCATTACATTCCACACCATAAg ATTGACATGGTGAATGACAGTGTGATAAGGCGAGGCTCAAGGAGGGTGTCGTTCACACTTCGTAAG ATTAGAACAAGTCCTTGCCAATGTGAATTTCCTGAATATTGCAACTCTCAGAGATTAAATGG GATGAAATTCCAGGATCAGTAA
- the LOC103416044 gene encoding alkylated DNA repair protein ALKBH8 homolog isoform X4, whose translation MGLTRFGRPKGGKGQSSPNLYVANCGPAVGLSYDTIAAVFAAFGEIKGVYAADESGARVVVSFAEEGCAQNALNALGGRPCPELGGRSLHIRYSVIQPTSQGRANDSVPVSLLASDLNIPGLYLFHDFVTAKEEEELLAAVDERHWNNLSKRRVQHYGYEFCYETRNVDSRKNLGELPRFVSPILERISMLPNCKDDEAIVLDQLTVNEYPSGVGLSPHIDTHSAFEGLIFSLSLAGPCIMEFRRYLEGGLPPRPSSSSDFEVECSEKNSNFLRRAIYLPPRSMLLLSGEARYAWNHYIPHHKIDMVNDSVIRRGSRRVSFTLRKIRTSPCQCEFPEYCNSQRLNG comes from the exons ATGGGTTTAACACGATTTGGGCGTCCGAAGGGAGGAAAAGGGCAGTCGAGCCCCAACCTATACGTGGCCAACTGTGGGCCAGCAGTGGGACTCTCCTACGACACCATAGCGGCGGTGTTTGCGGCCTTCGGTGAAATCAAAGGAGTGTACGCGGCTGACGAGAGCGGCGCTCGGGTTGTTGTGTCTTTTGCAGAAGAGGGTTGTGCCCAAAACGCCTTGAATGCATTGGGCGGTCGGCCTTGCCCTGAGCTTGGAGGGCGCTCCTTGCACATTCGGTACTCTGTGATTCAGCCCACTTCGCAG GGCCGAGCAAATGATTCAGTTCCTGTATCTTTGTTGGCTTCAGATTTAAACATTCCTGGCCTTTACTTGTTTCATGACTTTGTCACTGCCAAAGAAGAGGAG gaGTTACTTGCAGCAGTTGATGAAAGGCATTGGAATAATCTTTCGAAAAGAAGGGTTCAACATTATGGCTATGAATTTTGTTATGAA ACCAGGAACGTTGATTCTAGAAAGAACTTAGGTGAACTTCCAAGATTTGTATCCCCTATACTTGAAAGGATATCTATGCTTCCAAACTGCAAGGATGATGAAGCTATTGTTTTGGACCAGTTAACG GTTAATGAGTACCCATCTGGGGTGGGTTTGTCCCCACATATAGACACCCATTCTGCTTTTGAGGGATTAATTTTCAGCCTTTCATTAGCAGGACCTTGCATTATGGAGTTTAGAAGATATCTGGAAGGCGGGTTGCCTCCTAGACCTTCCTCAAGTTCTGATTTTGAAGTGGAATGTTCTGaaaagaattcaaattttttaaggaGGGCAATCTATCTTCCTCCTCGGTCTATGCTACTGTTATCTGGGGAGGCGCGCTACGCGTGGAATCATTACATTCCACACCATAAg ATTGACATGGTGAATGACAGTGTGATAAGGCGAGGCTCAAGGAGGGTGTCGTTCACACTTCGTAAG ATTAGAACAAGTCCTTGCCAATGTGAATTTCCTGAATATTGCAACTCTCAGAGATTAAATGG GTAA
- the LOC103416044 gene encoding alkylated DNA repair protein ALKBH8 homolog isoform X3 — MGLTRFGRPKGGKGQSSPNLYVANCGPAVGLSYDTIAAVFAAFGEIKGVYAADESGARVVVSFAEEGCAQNALNALGGRPCPELGGRSLHIRYSVIQPTSQGRANDSVPVSLLASDLNIPGLYLFHDFVTAKEEEELLAAVDERHWNNLSKRRVQHYGYEFCYETRNVDSRKNLGELPRFVSPILERISMLPNCKDDEAIVLDQLTVNEYPSGVGLSPHIDTHSAFEGLIFSLSLAGPCIMEFRRYLEGGLPPRPSSSSDFEVECSEKNSNFLRRAIYLPPRSMLLLSGEARYAWNHYIPHHKIDMVNDSVIRRGSRRVSFTLRKIRTSPCQCEFPEYCNSQRLNGYVS; from the exons ATGGGTTTAACACGATTTGGGCGTCCGAAGGGAGGAAAAGGGCAGTCGAGCCCCAACCTATACGTGGCCAACTGTGGGCCAGCAGTGGGACTCTCCTACGACACCATAGCGGCGGTGTTTGCGGCCTTCGGTGAAATCAAAGGAGTGTACGCGGCTGACGAGAGCGGCGCTCGGGTTGTTGTGTCTTTTGCAGAAGAGGGTTGTGCCCAAAACGCCTTGAATGCATTGGGCGGTCGGCCTTGCCCTGAGCTTGGAGGGCGCTCCTTGCACATTCGGTACTCTGTGATTCAGCCCACTTCGCAG GGCCGAGCAAATGATTCAGTTCCTGTATCTTTGTTGGCTTCAGATTTAAACATTCCTGGCCTTTACTTGTTTCATGACTTTGTCACTGCCAAAGAAGAGGAG gaGTTACTTGCAGCAGTTGATGAAAGGCATTGGAATAATCTTTCGAAAAGAAGGGTTCAACATTATGGCTATGAATTTTGTTATGAA ACCAGGAACGTTGATTCTAGAAAGAACTTAGGTGAACTTCCAAGATTTGTATCCCCTATACTTGAAAGGATATCTATGCTTCCAAACTGCAAGGATGATGAAGCTATTGTTTTGGACCAGTTAACG GTTAATGAGTACCCATCTGGGGTGGGTTTGTCCCCACATATAGACACCCATTCTGCTTTTGAGGGATTAATTTTCAGCCTTTCATTAGCAGGACCTTGCATTATGGAGTTTAGAAGATATCTGGAAGGCGGGTTGCCTCCTAGACCTTCCTCAAGTTCTGATTTTGAAGTGGAATGTTCTGaaaagaattcaaattttttaaggaGGGCAATCTATCTTCCTCCTCGGTCTATGCTACTGTTATCTGGGGAGGCGCGCTACGCGTGGAATCATTACATTCCACACCATAAg ATTGACATGGTGAATGACAGTGTGATAAGGCGAGGCTCAAGGAGGGTGTCGTTCACACTTCGTAAG ATTAGAACAAGTCCTTGCCAATGTGAATTTCCTGAATATTGCAACTCTCAGAGATTAAATGGGTACGTTTCTTGA
- the LOC103416044 gene encoding alkylated DNA repair protein ALKBH8 homolog isoform X1, which produces MGLTRFGRPKGGKGQSSPNLYVANCGPAVGLSYDTIAAVFAAFGEIKGVYAADESGARVVVSFAEEGCAQNALNALGGRPCPELGGRSLHIRYSVIQPTSQGRANDSVPVSLLASDLNIPGLYLFHDFVTAKEEEELLAAVDERHWNNLSKRRVQHYGYEFCYETRNVDSRKNLGELPRFVSPILERISMLPNCKDDEAIVLDQLTVNEYPSGVGLSPHIDTHSAFEGLIFSLSLAGPCIMEFRRYLEGGLPPRPSSSSDFEVECSEKNSNFLRRAIYLPPRSMLLLSGEARYAWNHYIPHHKIDMVNDSVIRRGSRRVSFTLRKKEINCYALDDTELEQVLANVNFLNIATLRD; this is translated from the exons ATGGGTTTAACACGATTTGGGCGTCCGAAGGGAGGAAAAGGGCAGTCGAGCCCCAACCTATACGTGGCCAACTGTGGGCCAGCAGTGGGACTCTCCTACGACACCATAGCGGCGGTGTTTGCGGCCTTCGGTGAAATCAAAGGAGTGTACGCGGCTGACGAGAGCGGCGCTCGGGTTGTTGTGTCTTTTGCAGAAGAGGGTTGTGCCCAAAACGCCTTGAATGCATTGGGCGGTCGGCCTTGCCCTGAGCTTGGAGGGCGCTCCTTGCACATTCGGTACTCTGTGATTCAGCCCACTTCGCAG GGCCGAGCAAATGATTCAGTTCCTGTATCTTTGTTGGCTTCAGATTTAAACATTCCTGGCCTTTACTTGTTTCATGACTTTGTCACTGCCAAAGAAGAGGAG gaGTTACTTGCAGCAGTTGATGAAAGGCATTGGAATAATCTTTCGAAAAGAAGGGTTCAACATTATGGCTATGAATTTTGTTATGAA ACCAGGAACGTTGATTCTAGAAAGAACTTAGGTGAACTTCCAAGATTTGTATCCCCTATACTTGAAAGGATATCTATGCTTCCAAACTGCAAGGATGATGAAGCTATTGTTTTGGACCAGTTAACG GTTAATGAGTACCCATCTGGGGTGGGTTTGTCCCCACATATAGACACCCATTCTGCTTTTGAGGGATTAATTTTCAGCCTTTCATTAGCAGGACCTTGCATTATGGAGTTTAGAAGATATCTGGAAGGCGGGTTGCCTCCTAGACCTTCCTCAAGTTCTGATTTTGAAGTGGAATGTTCTGaaaagaattcaaattttttaaggaGGGCAATCTATCTTCCTCCTCGGTCTATGCTACTGTTATCTGGGGAGGCGCGCTACGCGTGGAATCATTACATTCCACACCATAAg ATTGACATGGTGAATGACAGTGTGATAAGGCGAGGCTCAAGGAGGGTGTCGTTCACACTTCGTAAG AAGGAAATAAATTGCTATGCCTTAGACGATACAGA ATTAGAACAAGTCCTTGCCAATGTGAATTTCCTGAATATTGCAACTCTCAGAGATTAA